A window of the Acanthochromis polyacanthus isolate Apoly-LR-REF ecotype Palm Island chromosome 10, KAUST_Apoly_ChrSc, whole genome shotgun sequence genome harbors these coding sequences:
- the LOC110954879 gene encoding C-type lectin domain family 4 member M-like: MEIDDDTYSGRNLVKQDFHRSNRPSKCVTVCLGLLCVVLLAGNVGQVIFYMLCPNNWRKFETSCYFVSTTEKNWAESRKACIAVGADLVSIESRQEQVFVNGILNAGQQVWIGLTDSYTEGVWKWVDGTSVTTTYWQPGQPNSYGGDQDCGEFVQKSSLGEWNDEGCSHDQAWICEK, encoded by the exons ATGGAAATTGATGATGACACATACTCAGGCAGGAACCTCGTTAAACAAG ATTTTCACAGAAGCAACCGGCCCTCCaaatgtgtcactgtgtgtcttggattgctgtgtgttgtgttgttggctGGTAACGTAGGACAAGTTATCTTCT ACATGCTTTGTCCGAACAACTGGAGGAAATTTGAGACaagttgttattttgtttcaacCACTGAGAAAAACTGGGCGGAAAGCCGAAAAGCCTGCATCGCTGTGGGAGCAGATCTGGTCAGCATCGAAAGCAGACAGGAACAG GTCTTTGTTAATGGGATACTGAACGCAGGCCAACAGGTTTGGATTGGTCTTACTGACAGTTATACAGAAGGGGTCTGGAAGTGGGTGGATGGAACCTCAGTCACCACAAC GTACTGGCAGCCTGGGCAGCCCAACAGCTATGGTGGGGACCAGGACTGTGGAgagtttgtgcagaaatcatCATTGGGAGAATGGAACGATGAAGGCTGCTCACATGACCAGGCCTGGATCTGTGAGAAATAA